A region of Mauremys mutica isolate MM-2020 ecotype Southern chromosome 2, ASM2049712v1, whole genome shotgun sequence DNA encodes the following proteins:
- the LOC123365166 gene encoding probable G-protein coupled receptor 141, whose amino-acid sequence MFNTSSAQQDSSPNGTLPQNSERLHLILITLYSINLAGGIAGVIMMARQLFQRNIQSVMTIIIINLMVVHSILLLSLPFRLTYYISSEWKFGWFTCKMISAMIYAHMYITFIFYVAIIIIRLLRLEFQRWYTKTWITAVWFVGTLVIFPIFLSYYGTSEKYNHSKCFQFHRDIQEQGMMIANYCMIGIMVATISVLSIIQLVIIFQLAMKYWPDMNSHVEFRAQIKSFFFILVILVCFIPHHVFRIYYIQNFPLEDDHNLFLYNEIFLAFTALCCLDMLCFIAGIAH is encoded by the coding sequence ATGTttaacacaagctcagcacaacAGGATTCGTCACCCAATGGAACATTACCACAGAACTCGGAGAGACTGCATTTGATTTTGATAACACTATATAGTATCAATCTGGCAGGGGGCATTGCTGGAGTCATTATGATGGCCCGTCAACTGTTTCAAAGGAATATACAATCTGTGATGACCATCATTATCATCAATCTCATGGTGGTACATTCAATTCTCTTACTCAGCCTTCCTTTCCGCCTTACCTATTACATTTCATCTGAATGGAAATTTGGGTGGTTCACCTGCAAAATGATTAGTGCCATGATCTATGCCCACATGTACATCACCTTCATTTTCTATGTAGCTATTATTATAATACGCCTCTTGAGACTGGAATTTCAGCGATGGTACACTAAAACCTGGATTACTGCTGTCTGGTTTGTGGGAACTTTGGTTATCTTCCCTATTTTTTTGTCATATTATGGCACCTCTGAAAAGTATAACCATTCTAAATGCTTTCAGTTCCACAGAGATATTCAGGAGCAGGGTATGATGATAGCAAACTACTGCATGATTGGTATTATGGTGGCAACAATCTCTGTGCTCTCCATAATCCAATTAGTTATAATCTTTCAATTGGCAATGAAGTATTGGCCTGATATGAACTCACATGTGGAATTCAGGGCTCAGATCAAGAGTTTTTTTTTCATCTTGGTAATACTAGTCTGCTTTATACCTCATCATGTATTCAGAATATACTACATCCAGAATTTTCCCCTGGAGGATGACCATAACCTATTCCTATACAATGAAATTTTCTTAGCTTTCACAGCACTGTGCTGCTTGGATATGTTATGCTTCATAGCAGGAATAGCCCATTAA